A portion of the Segatella copri DSM 18205 genome contains these proteins:
- a CDS encoding tetratricopeptide repeat protein, whose protein sequence is MKQFRLILILWLCMAMNAKANETTANLLQQGDSCLSRYDVFHATQYYQKYLEANPSHLGARRKLASCYRKVGNYTACISCLDKIPSDSINHEDMRMFYYAYLNQNNNDKVSLWGERIAFLFPYDSEIIASLAVHYNGVNKPDRAEKVAKNYISQCDSTNLYVNKEYAYSLFMQFKYDEAIPLYEKLIAQGFDNFESNFILGLCYEDQPDNEKALKHYQKAVQFKNDNATCLFHLALIEKSFCMDSLSMAHFNQSLEVSLPKDRALRTYKWLADLHFQHSRYADAARDFELCILYDEEDDPLNYYNAAQMFIASKNKLKAKQHLQMFLANANRLEDKKEAAQLISKAKEQLKQ, encoded by the coding sequence ATGAAACAGTTTAGATTGATCCTTATATTATGGCTATGTATGGCAATGAATGCCAAGGCCAACGAGACCACAGCTAATCTACTTCAACAAGGAGACAGCTGTTTGAGTAGATATGATGTATTTCATGCAACCCAATACTACCAAAAGTATCTGGAAGCAAATCCATCTCACCTGGGAGCACGCAGGAAACTGGCTTCCTGCTATCGGAAAGTAGGCAACTACACCGCCTGCATTTCTTGCCTAGACAAGATTCCATCAGATAGCATCAACCACGAAGACATGCGAATGTTCTATTATGCGTATCTCAATCAGAACAACAATGACAAGGTTTCTCTTTGGGGCGAGCGCATCGCATTCTTATTCCCATACGACAGTGAAATTATCGCTTCGCTTGCAGTGCATTACAATGGAGTGAACAAACCAGACAGAGCAGAAAAAGTGGCGAAGAATTACATTTCTCAATGTGATTCCACGAACTTATATGTCAACAAGGAATATGCCTATTCCCTATTCATGCAATTCAAATACGATGAGGCTATACCCTTGTATGAGAAACTGATAGCACAAGGATTTGATAATTTCGAATCCAATTTCATCCTTGGTCTCTGTTATGAGGACCAGCCGGACAATGAAAAGGCGCTGAAACATTACCAGAAAGCAGTTCAGTTCAAAAACGACAATGCCACTTGCCTTTTCCACTTGGCTTTGATAGAGAAATCCTTCTGCATGGATTCATTGTCTATGGCTCATTTCAACCAGTCGTTAGAGGTTTCCTTGCCAAAAGATAGAGCATTGCGAACCTATAAATGGCTAGCCGACCTACATTTTCAACACAGCCGATATGCAGACGCAGCACGTGACTTTGAGTTATGCATCCTTTACGATGAAGAAGACGACCCGCTCAACTATTACAATGCCGCCCAAATGTTCATCGCTTCCAAGAACAAGCTGAAAGCGAAACAGCATCTCCAGATGTTCTTAGCAAATGCAAACAGACTAGAAGATAAAAAAGAGGCAGCACAACTCATATCCAAAGCCAAAGAGCAACTCAAGCAATAA
- a CDS encoding energy transducer TonB yields MKEKNNLEETYFLGKAQETRYTKSHIYKKVFGIAACVIAIIGITIVLMFKPQSVSQPHVLKTIAVLPEGGQMPIFNGNGDINDFLRWVMTNIQYPKGLEDKPARVVINFTVQKDGTLGLFKVLEAPKEKAYEQTVIELLKRSPHWKPARLSDGEEVNMEFTLPVVFTPEVRKK; encoded by the coding sequence ATGAAAGAAAAAAACAATCTGGAAGAAACTTATTTCCTGGGCAAAGCACAGGAAACAAGATACACAAAATCTCATATATATAAAAAGGTATTTGGGATAGCCGCTTGCGTGATAGCAATAATAGGTATAACCATCGTCCTTATGTTCAAACCGCAAAGCGTATCACAACCTCATGTGTTAAAGACGATAGCTGTTTTACCGGAAGGTGGTCAGATGCCAATCTTCAACGGCAATGGCGACATCAACGATTTCCTAAGATGGGTGATGACAAACATCCAATATCCTAAAGGATTGGAAGACAAACCTGCGCGAGTCGTCATCAACTTCACCGTTCAAAAGGATGGAACATTGGGATTGTTTAAAGTTCTCGAAGCTCCCAAAGAAAAAGCCTACGAGCAGACTGTGATTGAACTTCTCAAGAGAAGCCCTCATTGGAAGCCTGCCCGACTCTCCGATGGCGAGGAAGTAAACATGGAGTTTACCTTGCCTGTCGTTTTCACTCCCGAAGTAAGAAAGAAATAA
- a CDS encoding LytTR family DNA-binding domain-containing protein, which yields MEEYLIISNANFLLRVASEQIAYVCSEGSYCNLRLTNGDEYTFSFNLVVFEKKIVEQLAKTAHFFARVGRNYIINSQHIFSINLNTSELVLYNERFCEKFTLHVSKEPLKQLKALLDNSIKS from the coding sequence ATGGAAGAATATCTCATCATATCAAATGCCAACTTCTTGCTCAGAGTGGCTTCCGAACAGATAGCATACGTCTGTTCGGAAGGAAGCTATTGCAATCTCCGACTCACCAACGGCGATGAATACACCTTCTCGTTCAACCTTGTGGTCTTTGAGAAGAAAATAGTAGAGCAACTTGCCAAAACGGCACACTTCTTCGCTCGTGTTGGCAGAAACTACATTATTAATAGCCAGCACATTTTCAGCATCAACCTCAACACTTCAGAACTAGTTTTGTACAACGAACGGTTTTGCGAGAAATTCACTCTGCACGTCAGCAAGGAACCACTCAAACAATTAAAAGCACTTTTAGACAACTCCATAAAATCGTAA
- a CDS encoding aspartate aminotransferase family protein: MKLYDVYPLFDINIVKGQGCKVWDDKGQEYLDLYGGHAVISIGHCHPHYVAMLTNQLNNLGFYSNSVINKLQVKLAERLGKASGYEDYQFFLINSGAEANENALKLASFTNGRTRVLSLEKAFHGRTSLAVEVTNNPKIIAPINDNGHVTYLPINDLEAWEKELAKGDVCACIIEAIQGVGGCNMVTPEFAQGLQAACKKYGTFLICDEIQCGYGRSGKFFAHQWLGIKPDLITVAKGIGNGFPMGGVLISPEFTPVYGQLGTTFGGNHLACTAALAVLDVFEKENLVQNAHEVGEYLIAQLKELQKHNSHITEVRGRGLMVGAVLDIPHKEVRSKLIHEQHCFTGCAGTNILRILPPLVLTKENVDDFIGRLETILKEV; this comes from the coding sequence ATGAAACTTTACGACGTATATCCTCTTTTCGATATTAATATTGTAAAAGGACAGGGCTGCAAGGTATGGGACGACAAGGGTCAGGAATACCTAGACCTCTATGGCGGTCATGCCGTTATCAGCATCGGTCATTGCCATCCTCACTATGTGGCGATGCTCACCAACCAGTTGAACAACCTGGGGTTCTACTCCAACTCTGTCATTAACAAGTTGCAGGTGAAACTCGCAGAGCGTCTGGGCAAGGCTAGCGGTTATGAGGATTATCAGTTCTTCCTCATCAACTCAGGTGCCGAGGCAAACGAGAATGCCTTGAAGCTGGCTTCTTTTACCAACGGCAGAACCCGCGTGCTATCTTTAGAAAAGGCATTCCACGGCAGAACATCCCTTGCCGTAGAGGTAACAAATAATCCAAAGATCATCGCTCCTATCAATGACAATGGTCACGTAACCTATCTTCCTATCAACGATTTGGAGGCTTGGGAGAAGGAACTTGCCAAGGGCGATGTCTGCGCCTGCATCATCGAGGCGATTCAGGGCGTAGGTGGTTGCAACATGGTAACTCCTGAGTTTGCTCAGGGTTTGCAGGCAGCCTGCAAGAAATACGGCACTTTCCTGATTTGCGATGAAATCCAGTGCGGTTACGGCAGAAGCGGTAAGTTCTTTGCTCACCAGTGGTTGGGCATCAAGCCAGATCTCATCACCGTAGCCAAGGGTATCGGCAATGGTTTCCCTATGGGTGGCGTGTTGATTTCTCCAGAGTTTACTCCTGTATATGGTCAGCTGGGTACTACCTTCGGTGGCAACCACCTGGCATGTACAGCCGCTCTCGCCGTTCTCGATGTATTTGAGAAGGAGAACCTGGTACAGAATGCACATGAGGTTGGTGAATATCTCATTGCCCAGCTGAAGGAGTTGCAGAAGCACAACAGCCACATCACAGAAGTTCGTGGCCGTGGTTTGATGGTAGGAGCCGTACTCGATATTCCTCACAAGGAAGTTCGCAGCAAGCTCATCCACGAGCAGCACTGCTTCACCGGTTGCGCCGGCACCAACATCCTCCGCATCCTCCCTCCATTGGTATTGACCAAGGAGAATGTGGATGACTTCATCGGAAGATTGGAAACCATATTGAAGGAAGTATAG
- the argC gene encoding N-acetyl-gamma-glutamyl-phosphate reductase — protein sequence MVKVGILGAAGYTGGELIRLLINHPEAEIVFANSESNAGNLVAEVHEGLYGETDLKFTAEMPFDQVDVIFFCFGHGKSEAFLKEHNVPENVKIIDLAQDFRLAPETVVATQQPTPAAHDFVYGLPEINESKIAVAQHVANPGCFATCIQLGLLPAAKMGLINSDVSVNAITGSTGAGQKPGATTHFSWRNNNMSIYKAFNHQHVPEIRESLKQTQGYLDAAIDFIPYRGDFARGIFATEVVKTDKPIEEIVAGYKEFYKDAKFTHYVDKAIDLKQVVNTNKCLVHVDKYGDKLLITSCIDNLLKGAVGQAVQNMNIMFGIDQTAGLKLKPSAF from the coding sequence ATGGTAAAAGTAGGTATTTTAGGAGCAGCTGGTTATACGGGAGGTGAGCTGATTCGCCTCCTTATCAACCATCCTGAGGCAGAGATTGTATTCGCCAATAGCGAGAGCAACGCCGGCAACCTGGTGGCTGAGGTTCACGAGGGATTGTATGGCGAGACTGACTTGAAGTTTACCGCCGAGATGCCTTTCGACCAGGTGGATGTTATCTTCTTCTGCTTCGGTCATGGCAAGAGCGAGGCGTTCCTGAAGGAGCACAATGTTCCGGAGAACGTGAAGATTATCGACCTGGCACAGGACTTCCGTCTTGCCCCAGAGACTGTGGTTGCTACCCAGCAGCCAACCCCAGCCGCTCACGATTTTGTATATGGTCTTCCAGAAATAAATGAATCAAAAATAGCCGTAGCTCAGCACGTGGCAAACCCAGGTTGTTTTGCAACCTGCATTCAACTTGGTTTGTTGCCTGCTGCTAAGATGGGCCTCATCAACAGCGATGTATCTGTCAACGCCATTACCGGTAGCACCGGCGCTGGTCAGAAGCCAGGTGCCACTACCCATTTCTCATGGCGCAACAACAACATGAGCATCTACAAGGCATTCAACCATCAGCACGTGCCAGAGATTCGTGAGAGTCTGAAGCAGACACAGGGTTATCTCGATGCAGCCATCGACTTCATCCCTTACCGTGGCGACTTCGCCCGCGGTATCTTCGCTACAGAAGTTGTGAAGACCGACAAGCCTATCGAGGAAATCGTGGCAGGTTACAAGGAGTTCTACAAGGATGCCAAGTTCACCCACTATGTGGATAAGGCAATCGACCTGAAGCAGGTGGTGAATACCAACAAGTGCCTGGTTCATGTGGATAAATATGGCGATAAGCTCTTGATTACTTCCTGCATCGACAATCTTCTGAAGGGTGCCGTAGGTCAGGCTGTTCAGAACATGAACATCATGTTTGGTATCGACCAGACAGCAGGTTTGAAACTCAAGCCATCAGCTTTTTAA
- a CDS encoding argininosuccinate synthase, with protein MANKKVVVAFSGGLDTSYTVMKLTQDGWDVYAACANTGGFSSEQLKTNEENAYKLGAKAYVTLDVTHEYYEKSLKYMIFGNVLRNNCYPISVSSERIFQAIAIARYAKEIGADAIAHGSTGAGNDQIRFDMTFLVMAPGVEIITLTRDKALSRKEEVDYLNEHGFFADFTKLKYSYNVGIWGTSICGGEILDPTQGLPEEAYLKHVTAKEEEAELKITFEKGEIVAVNGEKFDDKIAAIQKIEEIGASYAIGRDCNVGDTIIGIKGRVAFEAAAPKLIIEAHRLLEKSTLSKWQQYWKDQVGNWYGMFLHESQYLEPVMPDIEAMLTSSQRNVNGTAILKLRPFSFQTVGVDSPDDLTKSKLGEYGEMQHGWTAEDAKGFIKVSSTPLRVYYGMHPNEER; from the coding sequence ATGGCAAATAAAAAAGTTGTAGTCGCTTTCAGTGGCGGTCTCGATACATCATACACAGTAATGAAGTTGACCCAGGATGGCTGGGATGTTTATGCAGCATGCGCTAACACAGGTGGTTTCTCTTCCGAGCAGTTGAAGACCAACGAAGAGAACGCATATAAGTTGGGCGCCAAGGCATACGTCACTCTCGATGTTACCCACGAATATTATGAGAAATCATTGAAATACATGATTTTCGGTAATGTGCTCCGCAACAACTGCTACCCTATTTCAGTATCTTCTGAGCGTATCTTCCAGGCTATCGCAATCGCTCGTTACGCCAAGGAGATTGGTGCTGACGCCATCGCTCACGGAAGTACAGGTGCCGGCAACGACCAGATCCGTTTCGACATGACCTTCCTGGTAATGGCTCCTGGTGTAGAGATCATCACATTGACTCGTGATAAGGCGCTTTCTCGTAAGGAGGAGGTTGATTATCTGAACGAGCACGGCTTCTTTGCAGACTTCACCAAGTTGAAGTATTCATATAACGTAGGTATCTGGGGAACCAGTATCTGTGGTGGTGAGATTCTCGACCCAACCCAGGGTCTCCCTGAGGAGGCTTATCTGAAGCACGTTACTGCCAAGGAAGAAGAGGCCGAACTGAAGATTACCTTCGAGAAGGGTGAGATCGTGGCTGTCAACGGCGAGAAGTTTGATGATAAGATTGCTGCCATCCAGAAGATTGAGGAGATTGGTGCTTCTTATGCCATCGGTCGCGACTGCAACGTGGGTGATACCATCATCGGCATCAAGGGTCGTGTAGCTTTCGAGGCTGCAGCTCCTAAGCTCATCATCGAGGCTCACCGCCTGTTGGAGAAGAGCACATTGAGCAAGTGGCAGCAGTATTGGAAGGATCAGGTAGGCAACTGGTACGGAATGTTCCTCCACGAGAGCCAGTACCTGGAGCCAGTAATGCCGGATATCGAAGCAATGCTGACATCTTCTCAGCGTAACGTAAACGGTACTGCTATTCTGAAGCTTCGTCCATTTAGCTTCCAGACTGTTGGTGTCGATTCACCAGACGATTTGACCAAGTCTAAGCTCGGTGAGTATGGCGAGATGCAGCACGGTTGGACAGCCGAGGATGCGAAGGGCTTCATCAAGGTAAGCTCTACCCCACTCCGTGTTTATTATGGTATGCACCCTAACGAGGAAAGATAA
- a CDS encoding GNAT family N-acetyltransferase — MEEAEVKVMVADESHIKYIDTILTTIAEAAKKRGSGIAKRSPEYVATKMREAKAVIALQGEKFAGFSYIETWGNKHYVTTSGLIVHPDFRGMGLAKRIKNFTFTLARQRWPHAKIFSLTSGSAVMKMNTQLGYLPVTFADLTDDESFWRGCEGCINVDVLHRTNRKYCICTAMLFDPEEHLPIKLPQEVIERIRKIDGPSAEI, encoded by the coding sequence ATGGAAGAAGCAGAAGTTAAAGTAATGGTGGCTGACGAAAGTCACATCAAGTACATCGACACCATTCTGACTACAATTGCAGAAGCTGCAAAGAAGCGTGGTTCTGGTATCGCCAAGCGTTCACCAGAGTATGTTGCCACCAAGATGCGCGAAGCCAAGGCGGTCATCGCTCTCCAGGGCGAAAAGTTCGCAGGTTTCAGCTACATCGAAACATGGGGCAACAAGCACTATGTTACCACATCAGGTTTGATCGTTCACCCAGACTTCCGTGGTATGGGACTGGCTAAACGCATCAAGAACTTTACCTTTACGCTTGCCCGACAGCGATGGCCTCATGCCAAGATTTTCTCTTTGACATCCGGTTCGGCTGTCATGAAGATGAACACCCAGCTGGGTTATCTTCCTGTTACCTTCGCCGACCTGACCGATGACGAGTCATTCTGGCGTGGTTGCGAGGGTTGCATCAACGTAGATGTCCTCCATCGTACCAACCGCAAATACTGCATCTGCACCGCCATGCTCTTCGACCCAGAGGAGCATCTGCCTATCAAGCTTCCTCAGGAGGTGATTGAGAGAATCAGAAAGATTGACGGACCTTCTGCAGAAATTTAA
- the argR gene encoding arginine repressor has product MKAKNSRLETLKMLISSQELSSQDQLLEALHKEGFKITQATLSRDLKLLKVAKAASSSGKYAYVLPNDTLYKRVSNHIPVSKMMVNTGFQSINFSGNMVVIKTRPGYASSIAYNIDNSDISQILGTIAGDDTIFLVKKKGTTEEEIINALAEVIPDVHHKYV; this is encoded by the coding sequence ATGAAGGCAAAGAATAGCAGATTGGAAACTTTGAAGATGCTTATATCAAGTCAGGAGTTGAGTTCACAAGACCAACTTTTGGAGGCTCTTCACAAAGAAGGCTTTAAGATTACGCAAGCTACATTGAGCCGTGATTTAAAACTGCTCAAGGTAGCAAAGGCAGCATCTTCGAGTGGAAAATATGCGTATGTCCTGCCCAACGATACATTATATAAGAGAGTATCAAACCATATTCCAGTGAGCAAGATGATGGTGAATACCGGATTTCAATCAATCAACTTCTCCGGGAACATGGTCGTGATCAAGACCCGTCCGGGATATGCAAGCAGCATTGCCTATAACATAGACAATAGTGATATTTCTCAAATTCTTGGAACCATCGCCGGTGACGACACTATCTTCCTGGTTAAAAAGAAAGGTACCACAGAAGAGGAAATCATCAATGCACTAGCAGAGGTAATTCCAGACGTTCACCATAAATATGTATAA
- a CDS encoding inositol-3-phosphate synthase, with protein sequence MEKMNVKPAEGKLGILVVGCGAVATTFMTGVFMTRKGLAKPVGSMTQYDKIRVGKGADKKYLHYKDIVPLADLNDIVFGTWDVYPQNAYQAAMYAEVLKEKDINPVREELEKVVPMKAAFDKNYAKRLDGDNVKDCKTRWEMVEALRQDIRDFKEKNGCARIVVIWAASTEIYVPVDMEIHGTLAALEAAMKADDRQHVAPSMCYAYAALTEGAPFIMGAPNTTVDIPAMWELAEKTKMPIAGKDFKTGQTLVKSGFAPIIGTRCLGLNGWFSTNILGNRDGLVLDEPANFHTKEVSKLSTLETILKPETQPDLYGHGNDEDTQYYHKVRINYYPPRNDNKEGWDNIDIFGWMGYPMQIKINFLCRDSILAAPLLLDLTLLSDLAARAGRFGIQRFLSFFLKAPMHDYTKGEEPVNHLYQQYTMLKNAIREMGGYEADEEID encoded by the coding sequence ATGGAAAAAATGAATGTTAAACCAGCAGAAGGTAAGCTGGGAATCTTGGTTGTTGGTTGTGGCGCAGTAGCTACTACCTTCATGACCGGTGTTTTCATGACTCGTAAGGGACTTGCGAAGCCAGTAGGTTCAATGACTCAGTACGACAAGATTCGTGTTGGCAAGGGTGCAGACAAGAAATATTTGCACTACAAGGACATCGTTCCTCTTGCTGATCTTAATGATATCGTATTCGGTACTTGGGATGTTTATCCGCAGAATGCTTATCAGGCAGCTATGTATGCTGAGGTATTGAAGGAGAAAGATATCAATCCTGTACGCGAGGAGTTGGAGAAGGTAGTACCAATGAAGGCTGCTTTCGACAAGAACTATGCAAAGCGTCTTGATGGCGACAATGTGAAGGATTGCAAGACCCGCTGGGAGATGGTAGAGGCTCTTCGTCAGGATATTCGCGACTTCAAGGAGAAGAACGGTTGTGCCCGTATCGTTGTTATCTGGGCAGCATCTACCGAAATCTATGTTCCTGTAGATATGGAGATTCATGGTACATTGGCAGCACTTGAGGCTGCAATGAAGGCTGACGACCGCCAGCATGTAGCTCCATCCATGTGCTACGCTTATGCTGCTTTGACAGAGGGTGCTCCTTTCATCATGGGTGCTCCTAATACAACTGTTGATATTCCTGCTATGTGGGAACTCGCAGAGAAGACCAAGATGCCTATCGCCGGTAAGGACTTCAAGACAGGCCAGACTCTTGTCAAGAGTGGTTTCGCTCCTATCATCGGTACCCGTTGTCTCGGCTTGAATGGCTGGTTCTCTACCAATATTCTCGGCAACCGTGATGGTCTCGTTCTCGATGAACCTGCTAATTTCCATACCAAGGAGGTAAGTAAACTCTCTACTCTTGAGACAATCCTGAAACCAGAAACTCAGCCAGATCTCTATGGTCATGGTAACGATGAAGATACTCAGTACTATCATAAGGTACGTATCAACTATTATCCACCTCGTAACGATAACAAGGAGGGTTGGGATAATATCGATATCTTCGGCTGGATGGGTTACCCAATGCAGATTAAGATTAACTTCCTCTGCCGTGACTCAATCCTTGCTGCTCCATTGCTGCTCGACCTTACATTGTTGAGCGATCTTGCTGCTCGTGCAGGCCGATTCGGAATCCAGCGTTTCTTGAGTTTCTTCCTTAAGGCACCTATGCACGATTATACTAAGGGTGAAGAGCCTGTGAACCATCTCTACCAGCAGTATACGATGCTGAAGAATGCTATCCGTGAGATGGGAGGTTACGAGGCCGATGAGGAAATCGACTAA
- a CDS encoding helix-turn-helix domain-containing protein, with the protein MDSVTSFIYGMSMMFFSMMAFLFWRKGKEMLFRMIMWLMIVVDLQLVKDMVFFQIYGFDNEHAWYLTSSLDMMIIPFYSFVLMELVKPGWFRWVKALMLELPFLLLPVFYIFTHNIIWFYVLSAWGAIYGFSTFILLFFMIRRYHRQLKERFSYQENINLNWLLAILNTFFLILFLWTLSCFVINVDYDNIYMVSSLILWMLIDYFVYRHESVIEELSDIEIVPLEQNEVDVSGMAAEVQRLFEEDRIYLNPKLKLSDVALAVGTNRTYLSRYFNRQNGQTFYDYVNSYRIQYAENLLKSTNFPLPEIAIKSGFNSISTFRRVFFASFGCSPNKYRVNA; encoded by the coding sequence ATGGATTCGGTAACGAGTTTTATTTATGGTATGAGCATGATGTTCTTCTCCATGATGGCTTTCCTGTTTTGGAGAAAAGGAAAGGAGATGCTCTTTCGGATGATTATGTGGCTCATGATTGTGGTCGACCTGCAGTTGGTAAAGGACATGGTTTTCTTTCAGATTTATGGTTTTGACAACGAGCATGCGTGGTATCTTACGTCTTCGTTGGATATGATGATTATTCCGTTCTACAGCTTTGTGTTGATGGAACTGGTGAAGCCGGGCTGGTTCAGATGGGTGAAAGCTTTGATGCTGGAATTGCCTTTCCTCTTGTTGCCGGTGTTCTATATTTTTACCCATAATATCATCTGGTTTTATGTGCTTTCTGCCTGGGGAGCCATTTATGGATTCTCTACCTTTATATTGCTTTTCTTTATGATTCGGAGGTATCACCGCCAGCTGAAAGAGCGCTTTTCTTATCAGGAAAATATTAATCTGAATTGGCTTCTTGCCATTCTCAATACCTTCTTCCTGATTCTGTTTTTATGGACGCTGAGCTGTTTCGTTATTAATGTGGATTACGACAATATCTATATGGTAAGCTCTCTGATACTCTGGATGCTGATAGATTATTTTGTTTATAGGCATGAGTCTGTGATAGAAGAGTTGAGCGATATTGAAATTGTACCGTTAGAGCAGAACGAAGTAGATGTTTCGGGGATGGCTGCTGAGGTGCAGCGGTTGTTCGAGGAAGATAGAATCTATCTCAATCCGAAACTGAAATTGTCTGATGTGGCGCTGGCTGTAGGTACGAACCGTACTTATCTGAGTCGCTATTTTAACCGGCAGAATGGGCAGACGTTTTATGATTATGTGAATTCTTATCGTATACAGTATGCTGAGAATTTGTTGAAATCAACGAACTTTCCTTTGCCGGAAATCGCCATCAAATCGGGATTTAATTCTATTTCTACGTTCAGAAGAGTATTTTTTGCCTCTTTTGGTTGCTCTCCTAATAAATATAGGGTAAATGCATAA
- a CDS encoding Bax inhibitor-1/YccA family protein: MTEKEMYNLINSQNNQESNGFAVNEKERGISGVFSALMRKVYTWMTLALLITGVTAYGVASSPTLLMTLMTSRGLLFGLIIAELALVFIITGALQRLSLTTATLLFIVYSVLNGAMLSSVFVVYTMTSIAKVFFITAGTFGAMAFYGYTTKKDLTSFGKILFMALIGLIIATVVNMFLKSSGFDYILSYAGVAIFVGLTAWDSQKIKQMLQTQYDMSEGAQKLALIGALTLYLDFINLFLYLLRIFGGSNKE, translated from the coding sequence ATGACAGAAAAGGAAATGTACAATCTGATAAATAGTCAGAACAACCAGGAGAGCAATGGCTTTGCTGTTAATGAGAAAGAGCGAGGTATAAGCGGTGTTTTCTCTGCTTTGATGCGCAAAGTGTATACATGGATGACCTTAGCTCTCCTGATTACGGGCGTTACTGCCTATGGTGTGGCTAGCAGTCCTACCCTGCTGATGACCTTGATGACAAGCCGCGGCTTGCTCTTTGGCCTGATTATCGCAGAACTCGCCCTGGTATTCATCATTACTGGTGCCCTACAGAGACTCTCCCTGACTACGGCCACCCTACTCTTCATCGTCTACTCGGTTTTGAATGGTGCCATGCTTTCATCCGTATTCGTAGTTTATACGATGACCAGTATTGCCAAGGTATTTTTTATTACAGCCGGCACATTCGGAGCAATGGCTTTCTATGGTTACACAACCAAGAAGGATTTGACCTCTTTCGGAAAAATACTCTTCATGGCGCTGATAGGCCTGATTATCGCTACCGTAGTAAACATGTTCTTGAAGAGTTCAGGGTTTGATTACATTTTGAGTTACGCCGGCGTAGCCATCTTCGTTGGCTTGACCGCTTGGGACAGTCAGAAGATCAAGCAGATGCTCCAGACACAATACGACATGAGCGAGGGCGCACAGAAACTGGCACTCATCGGAGCCTTGACCCTGTATCTCGATTTTATCAATCTCTTCCTCTACTTGCTCCGCATCTTCGGAGGCAGCAACAAGGAATAA